Within Aricia agestis chromosome Z, ilAriAges1.1, whole genome shotgun sequence, the genomic segment ATAGGAAAAAGACAAAGACAATCTCTTTATTCCCGTGGCGCTTCTTTTAGCGATTTGACTTTTTGGTCATTGCTATTTTGTGCTGTCTTTGTATGGTAAGAGGAAGCTACAACTCTTATCTTTCTTCTGATCAATTTCATTGTGGATCCCACAGTTTAGCAATGTGCCCTGGGAGTTGGGAccatcaaagggttttcgtggtcgCTTACCGCTGTCGATCCGGGTGACAGACCGGAGTAGCAGTGGTGTTGTGGACCAAATACCAATGCTCATTAAAAGTCAATAATTACTCTATTGCTTTACCGTTTTCACTGAGGTTTTCACCAACTGTCGGCTGTCCCCTAACGCGAAAGCGTCCTAGCGGTCTTTTAGGTCTCTTACAAACACTTCTAAATCGTCGCCTATTATTTACCTACTAAAAGTAGAACTTTAGGTCATAGTAAGTTCtaggtaaataaaaaaacttaggTGCACTGTAAACGTTGGTAGATTCGTAAGAGATAGGTTTATGACTGctacaaagagaatgtcatatataACTACACTgctattacggccgttcccaatatttgatctatctctggttttgccctactagagataggaatagctcacattagacattagggacatatattttatgtcaattgtgagttattcctatctctagtagtgcaaaaccagagatagatcaaatattgggaacggccgactcggcgaaacatggcggtaacgGTTATTGACTGATCCCtatcaaaaaacttgtcattttctatataaaccgcgattgacaatggactaggtacatctgacacttcattgtcaatcgcggtttatatagaagaCAAGTTTTtcacagggagtcaatgaccgctaccgccatgtttcgccgagtacagtataatataacattagaTGATAGGGGATAAGCTGAATAAAAAGGCCATGAGATGACGAGGTATATCAGATAAATTTTTAACAGATATAAAACAATACTTACTGGAAAGATTATATAATAACAACctctttttttttaagtgtggtaaaaattatatgaaacagCGTACGAATCAAGGAAAAATTGTATGTTCTTGACTTATACTTAGTTTTATAGGTACCTGCTCAGAAATCAATTTaaaacatagggaagtaaaatatttatatcgCTATGAAATACATAACGTTTTATTACATTGcgcatttttttgtatttgtgttAGCGAATAACAGCGAAGgtatttttaaacttatttgcTCTAAATGTTACGGATCTTGCTGTATCGGAACTGCTATACAGTCCAATTTCATCATCACAACCAAATCCTGCGCAGAGACTTGTCAATACATCAACATCGACAACAAGAAAGTGGCATTAAACAAAACCCATGTTTACCCACATAATTTCCCGTATAAATATATTGGAGGCAGCAAAGATTCTATAGCTTTAATTGAACTGGATAGTGACGTAGCTAAAGTGCCGAGGCACATTATTGCTATCCCGCCAGAATCAGCGTTTGGTCTAGAAGCAGAAGTGATACGCTTTGATGACAAAATTAGCAAATCGTTAGCATTGGTGAAGCATTGTGAAATGGACTTTACTTATTACGACGGTTATTATGTTTGTACAACCAAAGCCTTCCGAAAACTTCAAATGGGAGCTCCACTTCTTCTCAACAATCGTGTATATGGAGTATTGGGTAATGGGTTTGGTAACGCTCGAGATTACAGCTTCATGGCTATCGCACCAGCTATAGACTGGATCAAATCCTCCATTCATTCACCAAGCCCTCCAGTATACGGCAAAGATCTGAATGTTACTGctatagaaaatgaaacaatttctaCAGACATTCAAAAACACGAAAACAGAATTACTAACGCTTCAGAAATAGAGAAAGATTCGGACAATGGCCCAACGAAAAGGGAGAATGAGCCAGTAACTACCCTCCTACCAGAAAAGGAGAACGAATCAGATACTGGGCCTGGAGAAACAGAGAAAGAATTGGAGCCAGAAACTACCCTCCTACCAGAAAAGGAGAACGAATCAGACATTGGTCCTCGACAAACAGAGAAAAAGTTGGAGCCAGAAACTACCCTCCTACCAGAAAAGGAGAACGAATCAGACACTGGGCCTCGAGAAACAGAGAAAGAGTTGGAGTCAGAAACTACTCTCCTACCAGGAAAGGAGAACGAATCAGACACTGGCCCTCGAGAAACAGAGAAAGAGTTGGATACTGGCGATGTTGAAACAGGGAACGAGCTAGACACTGGCCTTCCAGTAACAGCAACAACCTCAGATATTGGATCTCTAGAAACTAAGAAAGCGTCAGACGCTGGCTCTTCAGAAACTGGGTCAGTGTCAGAAACTGACTCTCCAGAAACCGGACAAGATTTACACAATGGCGCTCCAAAAACAGAGAAGAGGCTAGATACTCTTGAAATTGAGAACGAGCCTGACACTGACCCTCCAGAAACCGAAAACGAGCCAAAATATGACCCAGAAACACAGATCGAGCCAGAAACTCCAGAAACAGAAGCAGGAACAACCTCCGCCACTGAATCTCCAGAAACTAAGAAAGACTCAGACGCTGATCTGTCAGAAACAGGGGAAACGCCAGACGATGCCACTGCAATAACCGGTAAAGACCAAGATAATGGCTTTCAAAAAACAGAGAATGAACTAAATACATACACACCAGAATCAGAGAACGAGCCTACTGACCTTCCAGAAACTGGAAATGCGCTAGATAATAGCACTCCCAAAACAGAGAGTGAGCCAGAGTCCAGCACTCCAGGAACAGGAAACGAGCCAGACACTACCAGACTAGAAACAGAGAATGAGCCTGACACTGGCCCTCCAGAAACAGGGAAAGAGTCAGACCAAGATCATTTCgaaaaaaatgctcgatatGGTCCTTTGAGAACGGGAAATATACAATACGGTCGTCAGGGAAACAGTCCTTTACGCTACGATCATCCAACAAAATCAGCTAAAAATGTTGTAtcagaaaattatttacatccacaaaagaaacaaaacaaaaatattagtcCAACAACTAACGTAATGGAATGgttcaataaatattatgttggtgATTTAAGAAAAATGAAACCAACGTTTGTGCTGACTACAACTATGCCGAATAGAGATTTTGCGGATCTAACATAAATTCCTACTAGAACCATATTATAAGtctcgtaataataataacatttaaactCGTTTTACGCTTAATTTCCTCCTCAACATTTTCAACCAGACTATACTTACTtttactcataaagttaatatacctagcggaatagagaaacaaaggcctgagcaagagagatgtcactatcagtaacaccatagacttaatatatactgtcgtatagaccacctgacaactcgaaaatgcgtgacaattttcgatctgtcaatgtgtgcgtgtgctagtgatgtatattttactatcgatagtatagtatttt encodes:
- the LOC121739097 gene encoding protein P200-like, which produces MKYITFYYIAHFFVFVLANNSEGIFKLICSKCYGSCCIGTAIQSNFIITTKSCAETCQYINIDNKKVALNKTHVYPHNFPYKYIGGSKDSIALIELDSDVAKVPRHIIAIPPESAFGLEAEVIRFDDKISKSLALVKHCEMDFTYYDGYYVCTTKAFRKLQMGAPLLLNNRVYGVLGNGFGNARDYSFMAIAPAIDWIKSSIHSPSPPVYGKDLNVTAIENETISTDIQKHENRITNASEIEKDSDNGPTKRENEPVTTLLPEKENESDTGPGETEKELEPETTLLPEKENESDIGPRQTEKKLEPETTLLPEKENESDTGPRETEKELESETTLLPGKENESDTGPRETEKELDTGDVETGNELDTGLPVTATGSSETGSVSETDSPETGQDLHNGAPKTEKRLDTLEIENEPDTDPPETENEPKYDPETQIEPETPETEAGTTSATESPETKKDSDADLSETGETPDDATAITGKDQDNGFQKTENELNTYTPESENEPTDLPETGNALDNSTPKTESEPESSTPGTGNEPDTTRLETENEPDTGPPETGKESDQDHFEKNARYGPLRTGNIQYGRQGNSPLRYDHPTKSAKNKNISPTTNVMEWFNKYYVGDLRKMKPTFVLTTTMPNRDFADLT